TGACCCAACGGGTGAACTTGCTCTGAAAGGTGTTTTGCCACCCTCACTTATCACTTAGTATCTACTAGAAACATTGTTAAAATAGAAAATATCTTTCTATAGGGATCGTCTAGAAAGTGGATTGTTCTGAATAGATTCAGACATAAAAGCTGACATAGACGTTATGGGTCGGTATTTTTTTTTTTATTTCGTTCATGTCTAAATATGGGAATTTATCCATCTTCCATAAAGGAGCTGAACGAAACCAAAGTTTCACGTTCAGGGCAGACTTGCTCAAGATTAGAACCGTCTTGGGGGGTGCCGATCAGATTCCATGTCTACATGTCTACATTGGAATGTCTGATTTCATTTATTTACGAGTATTGAAATTTGCACTTCCCAATATACAATCCACACTCCTTCTATCCTCTTTTAGTAACTTAATTATTGCCTTTGCCTAAGCATGGCATTTGAACTTAATTTTTTGTCATTACTTACAAGTGTTTTATTCTCTTATAAAAAATTTTGCCCTAGAAAGAAAATGTAGATTGTAAAACGAGGAGTGCAAATTTCTTTCCCCTTATTTAATTTTGAGTGTTTGTAGTTGTACATTAATTCAGTCTCTATGCGACTTGGTCTACTTTTTAAAGGGAGTTAAGTAGTGAGATGAGCGTTCTTTTCTGTAAGCTTAATAATTGAGCTAAACCTGTTTGCAGTGAGGGTATTCATTAGATAGTTTGATTTGCTTACTACCAAAGAGATTTGGTGTAAGCCAATAATTGAGGTAAGTGTCTTTTATCATAGATAAATATTATCTGTTTCTTTCAACAAAAAAAAAAGAAAAAAAAAAAGAGCTAACTAGTAAAGCTCCTTACCGTTACTTTGTATTATGTTTTTGACATTTTGGTCTTATGATTTTTGGGCATCCGGTCTCCTTTATGAGATTATAGTCATTATACTCCCTCAAAATTCAAGATCAAACTCGTCTCCTTTCATCTTAAGGCTTATTGTCATTCTGCCAAGAAGTCGGATACTTCGACACAAAAGAATTCTTTCAGAATTCATCATGGTTTTTTACACCATAGATAATTGTTTTTTATACCGTATCAATAATCAATTTTCTTGGTAGGTCAAAACACTGATTGCCTGCTCAAAGAGAGAACATGTACATTAGAATGAGGTAGATGTGTTATTATACCTACAATAACTACTTATATCTTACATGTTAATTAGTCCACTCTTCCTCACCTTATCATCCAAAGGTTCTCTCCTTTCTTCTTCTTAGTGTTACATATATACTACATTTAAATCTATACATATATAGAGAGATATTGCATACTCAGAAGCATGATCATTTGTTCCTTAACTTCTTCCAATTCTTAATGAAGAATCAACGCCTTTGCCGGCACCAGCAGCAAAGATCCTTGCAATCTCCAACTGTGTATTGGCAATAATTTCTGTTCGCTTCAGATCCATCTCTCCTCTCTTTGCCTCTGCTTCAACTCTCATCCTCTCTATCTCTCTCATTGTGTCCATTCTTGATTGCTCAGATCTTACCACAACCTCAGCTAACCATCTTATACTCTCGGCTATCTCTAATTCCTCCCTTCTTCTTCGTGTCTTCTTCTCGATTTTCCTCTTCATTCTCTTGGACCTTAACTTCTCCTTATCACTATAAAGGGCTGGTGTGCTACTGTCTATCTCCAATGGGTTCTTGTCCGATGCATGGTCTGATAATTTCATCCCCGCTTCTTCTTCCTGCATATTAATGATTCAGTGTTACATTTCTGTCACTCATAAAATCCATCATATGCATTGATCGTTTCTCAAGTGCCAGCAGTCTTGGGTGCATAGTACTAGGAATTAAGTGCAGTTAAACTCAATAGTCTGTAGACTTGCACCAACAAATCAAATGTGGAATAATCAGCTAGCCTACGTGTTTGTTTTGCAGGCTGCAAAACTGTGTTCACATCAATATTCAAATCACCAGGTGCTTTGATTGTGCATCCTTTGGTAAAGTCAAAAATGTCAAAAATCTTAGTCAAGGGGCCTCTTCTTAGTTTCTAATACAGAAGATGGGTAAAAGTTATTATTGATTTATATCAGGACATGGGTTCCTGCGCACTTAGTTTCTCTGTCGTTTGAGCACATGATCCATACATCATACTTATCTATATGCCAAGGGATGTAGGGTTTACAATAAAACTAGGATGAGAAGGATGAACAATTGGACACCCAATTGCTTAAAACAGACTTTGTGGACTAAAAGCCAACGATCCCCAGATTATAATGCCTGATATCTGGGCACGTTTGAATCTTTATTCTTCTTGGTTTGATGGGCAAAGTTCCAATGAAAACTCAAAATAAAAAATAAATAAAACAGGTTGCTGCGTCATGTAGACACTGACCTTGGCATCCCTATCAACACCATCAGACCCGAATGAATTCTGTGCAGTTCCTAAATGCGGAGGAGGTGGCGGTGGAAGCGCCGGTTGAGTCGGCGGTGACACCGGCACTGATGGCTCCAATAGCATCAGGGCGTGGTTGCTCTGATGAGTCACTAGCGGTGGTTGATGCGGAGGCGCTGGTGGAGCTACAGCTGCTACAACAGTTGCTGCTGCTGCTGTGGGTGGAGGTGGTCCGCTGCCACGCAGCAAAAGATCAAGTCGTGGATAAAGAGGCCAAGATGAGCCATCAGCGGTGGCCGACTCAGAGCGGTAGCGTTTCTTCATGGACTCGATCTTGTTCTTGCACTGCGTCTGAGTCTTGGGCGACTTGGAGCAGCCCCCACGCGACGAGACATGTCGGGCAACATCTTCCCAGTCATGGCCTTTGAGTTTGGCTCTGTTTCTGAGGACCCATTTGGCCTCATAAGCCTCCAGAAGACTAGACACAGCTCCTTCACTCCACTCATCTCTCTTCAGCCTGTCACTACCAATCAAAGGCTTTGATCTTGGAGACTCCAAATTGTTAGAGAGGAGAGATGGGGTTTGATCCTGGTTACCCTCTTTCTCCATCCCTCTCTCTCTCACTCTTGCTCAGTTTTTACCCTTGAATTTTGGGTAAGCTGCTAACATGTTCACCCACCAAAACAAGTTTAAGCACAACCCACTAGCATTTTAGAGAGAAGAAAAGGAAGAGCTAGCTAGTGTGAGAGAGAGAGAGAGAGATGGAGATGAGAAAGGGAGCACTACCCACTAGCATTTTAGGCATAGTGAAAGAGAGGAAAGGCAAAATGATAGTGGGCAACCATGGAAATGGAGGTGGCTTTTTGTCAAATGAGTAAATGATGTGAACCTGTGAACTTTGTTTTCCCTTTTTTCACTTTTGGAGAGGGAGGTGGAGCTATGTGATGGTGAGGATGTTGGTTTTATTGTTGTGGTTGGATTGTTTTGGCTGTTAGCGTTGATATGAAGCCAAGTGATACATCCACTTGGGGATATCAGAGTGGTGGTGGTGGTGATGGTGGTGGGTCGGTCTGTCACGTGGGTCTGCCACCCACTCCATCCATCCCAATTTTCTCATTTCACCATCTCTATTCTCTCCTTCACCACTACCATCCAATATGCTACGGCCATTCAAATACTTGAGCTGCCCTTTTTCGGGTCCTCCACCTTTCTGGCTTTCCTTTACGCACTTTTGATGGATTCATCACCACTTGAGCTATAGTGTAGTGTTGGTGCGGGAGAGAGAGCAATCAGCAATGGTTTGTAAGTTGTAATGTAACGCGGTTTCATTTCAGTTGGCACATATTATTATTCTGCTTGGAATTGTTGGTGTGGGTGGGTGGCTTGAGGCCAATTGCCACTCAATGGCATGAAACTTTAGGATTACCGAGGGTTGGGCGTGGGACGGGATGAGATGAGATTTAGTTAATCCTGCGGCTCATCCTGTACATTGCACTCGGGATGGAATCGGGACAGACTTTACGTTTTTGAAATTCTATCCCGGTCAAGTTCCGTCCCGGACAGAATCGGGATGGGACAGGACGGGACAGGCCCAATCCCATTGTCCCAACCGAATCCCAGATGGAGAAAATCCAAATAGTTGAGATATAACACTTCACTCATAATCAACTGTTATATGAGAAAATAATGAAAATAAACGTGAGTAAATATGCATTCATCAGGTCTTCAAACTCTCAAAATAAACAATCATCTTTGGATTCTTTGTTTACTAAGTTGTTTACAAATTTTACAAATTGGATCAAATAGAAAAGTGAACAGATTATTCTAAAAAAAAAGTGAACAGATTGAAGATCAAAGCTAATAACAACCGAACTTTATACCATAGATGGTTTGTAACATGAAAAGTCCAGGATGAAATTCTAACCAAGCAGACACATAGCCTTCAATCATCATTTGAAGCAACAGAAACTTATGTTGGTTAATCGATGTTAGCCTACGTCGAGGACACAATAAGTTACTTCATTTTATTAAGTTCACTACAGATATCATGCTAGATCTATACAAACAAACTCAATATTCAAAATTTAAGAACATTTTAAATCCCAGAAACCCAATTACCAATAGAAATCCCATAAACCCAATTACCAATACCTCAACCAAGAATTGACATACCATCCAGGCATCCAACACAATTATCCTTCAAAATTTGTTCAACACAAAAATCAAAACTTTCGTAGCTAAAACAATGGATAGCACTAAAACACGGCTTCATGAAAAGCACACAAAACTAGTAAAATTTGCAGAAACAGCTTAAACTCTAGCATGTCCTGAATCAAAACGTCAAAACCTTTTGGGTGAAGACTAGAAGAAGAGCGACTGAGGTTTTGAGATTTCAAGTTTACATCTTCAATTTAAGGTTTTGCTGGATTGAGGTTGAGAGCGATTTGCAATTTGGGTTTCGTGTTTTGGGACGAGAGTCTGAGAGACTAGTCAGACTACTGCGAATGAGATGGGTTAGTATTAATGTTAAAAAAATTAACGGTTAGGATGAAAGAAACCAACGGATGAGATTACTTCTTATTTATATATGGGACGGGATGGGACGGGCCTTACAGACCTCAAATATTCAGTCCCACGGCCCGTCCCGGCTTTTCTTTAACGGGACGGGATGAGACGGACCCAATATTTTTATATTTTGATCCCGTCCTATCTCATTAAATTTCGAGACGTGACCTAGACGGGATCGGGATTATAGTTTTTTATGCCCAGCCCTAAGATTGCGGGGTGGGTTCTTAAACAGATTGTTGTATAAGAAGGTATAGAGACATTATGGGTTGCCTGCGCATTTTCCCATTTTCGGTATTTACATGAGGGGCAACAGTGCAGGAAAGTATAAACAACTTAAAAAAAAAAAAAATCCTATTTTTTGCAAGGTCGGGTGCAAAATTTTCTACCTCCAAGAGTTTTTATATATTTTGTCATTGTCAATATAACTTATTAACTTTATCTCAAATTTTAGGCTACGAATTAAAATTATAATATATTCAGTGACTAAACTAAACGGTTAAAATCGATCAAAAGTTTAGAAAGTTGATGATTGGCTCAAATTCTCTGTCATGTGTTTGGTTATGTTCAATTCGTACCAAAATATTCAAAGACCATTATTTGAAGCTCACCGTCACAGTGTTCACGTACTCTCTAGTCTTCACCACTTTCTTCGATCTTTACAACTCTCGTCTTGATAATGCTTTGAGGTTTGAGAGCTTGCCATTGTTCACTTTGATTCCTGTTTGAGCCCAGCGGGGATTTTGGTCCAAGACTCGTAATAAGTTTTGGATAGCATTTGGGCCAGTGCCTGTGATCATTTTTTAAAAATGAAGCCCATGTAGGGTGGCGAGCTCTGGAGGCACGCGAGGTAGAATTTGACAAGGACTGTGTTACCTCGCGAGGTCCTCGTTTCAGTTCGCGTAGGAGTCTACAGTGCTTGGTGGGGAGAGGCAGTATTAGAAGCCTAAGCGGAGTATGTTATGACACGTGTTACGTGGATAGCGCAGTTCGCGAGCAAGGCGTGTCCCTGTGTTATTCTAAATTGTTGAGTTCGAATGGGTTTGTGATTGTATCTCTGTTAGCTAATCACGGGATGCTATATAAAGGAGCTCGAGGATTATTCAAGGGACACAAAAAACTCATACAAAACTGCAAAAAAATCTTCGAGCATTCTTGAAACCCTAAAGTTCTAAGTGCACCTCGCCTTAGTTCTCAGAGCCCGTTCGGACTCGTCCTTTCTTCTTGATTATTGCTCTGCTCTGCTCACTCTAACAGTGAGTATCGATTCACAGGTGAACAAGGTTTGCTCGTAATCCCTCGTTCGCTAGGTGGCACCGGAAACCCTTTCGTTTGATTAGAAGTCCAGCATAGCGCACTCATTCCGCACCCGCGCGGTGGCACGCCCCGCAACCTTGTTTTTCTTACTTTTGACATCACTAGAGTTGCAACTCTACCCCTACTGAGACGCGTGGCCAAAACATTGGCACGCCCAGTGGGACCGGGAGTATAACGTTCTTGCCACCATTGGGAAGTCAGTGGATCCCCGTACGGGAAACCCTCGATTTCTTGTCTCAAACACAAGGTACCACGCTACAAGCCCCATAACAGCGCGGCTTGCCGATCTCTCACCCGAGAAGAGGTTTTTGCTCAGTTTGGCAACCCAGACTCCAACGAAATCATAATGACAGGTTCACGACCAACCCAAGATACAAGATCTACTCTGTCTGTGGAGGAAATCGGCCAGATGTTTGGAGAACTGAAGAACGAGCTCAACTGCCTCAACTCGAAAGTCGACACCACCCAGCAGAGCGTCATAGACCTTGCCGCACAGGTCACAAAGGATAGGACCCTCTGGGAGGCTAACCACGACAACCTCGCCGTGCTCAGCGAGGATTTTAGCCACCATTCAGGCCAATACACAGAAAACAAGGCCTTGGTCGAAGGGTCCCTCCAACGAATCCAAAAGGATTTGATTGACAACACAGAGGCCCTGAAGCTTACCCGCGCAACAGTGGATGAGCAAACTCGCCGCTTGGACGAACACGATGCCAAGTTACAGCGACAACAGGATGCCTCTTACTTTGGCAGTAAGAATAGCCAGGAAAGGCTCGAAGACTTCAAAGAACGACATGATAGTCTGAGCTTGAGGGTCTTACAAGTAGAAGATTGGATGTGATCTCAAGCACCAAAGAATCCTGCCCTTGACTTAACTGGTGCAGGTGCAACTGAAGGCTCATCAAGGTACATTCCACCTAACGAGCGCCCTAGGGCTAACCCAAGGGTTGGGGCTCAGAAAACCCCTCAATTCGCGTTGGGGGCTAGTTCTTCAAAGGCACCGCCAACTCCACCTTCTCCGCGCAGCCCCGGAGTCACACTAAGGGGCGCTAGTAGCTCTCCATATCAGGGGACCGGGACACCAGATGACCCAGTTATAGCTTATTCCAGTCCAGCCTCTAAGAACATTGGGCAGGCCCCTAGCCTCTCTGCATGGCACAACCATGACTAGGGGGCAGAATCTACACCAGTAACGACAGCCGACTGGCGCCAACTTATCTCGAGTATAGTCAAGGAGCAAACCGGCAAAGGTGATGCTAACTTGCACTATCGCGACCCCTACCCAGATAGTGTGGCGCAGTACCCTTTCCCCCAAGGGTTTAAGAACATTGTCTTTACAACATTCTCTGGGGAGACAAGGGAAGATGCATCAACGCATATGGCCCATTTCAAGGTCCAATGCGGTCAATATGGGAATAATGACATTCTCAAACTTAAGCTCTTTGGGACTTCTCCATCCGGAGCTGCTTTCACTTGGTACTTCAGGTTGAAACCAGGGTCAATAGCAGACTAGCCCACTATGGAAAGACTTTTCCGAGAGACGTACGACACAATTGAGCCAGAAGTCGGCCTCGACTCCCTCACACAGATGAGTCAGCAAAACATGGAGTCTGGAGTTTCTTTCCTCCAACGCTTCAAGATCCAGCAAGCCAAGTGCGATTACCTGCTACCTGAGCAGGAAGCCATTAAGTTGGCTATTAGAGGCATGGAGCACCGTCAGCGGTTGAAGCATCACGAAGAGTGCTTTACTTCCATAGGTGACCTGATTAACAAGGTCGGCAGCTACGAGCTAATCCTGAACGAGTTGGACGACAAAGCGAATGCTTCCAAAGGAACCTACATGCCAGGGAAGAATCGGACAGTGGGGGCACTAAACTTGCAGGCCCCTACTTATGATCCATATTATCAAAGATTCGAGGAAGCTCATGCGGATCAGGACCAAGAGGATATTGGCACGGTAGAACTGTCTAGCAAGCCATTAGCTCATAAGTTAAAAAACCTGAAGATAATGAGTGAGCCAATCACCATTCAGTCCTTTGCATGGACCAAACCAGAGTACGAGTCATACACCTATGATACTAAGAACGCCCATCTGGTCTTTAATGACCTGATCGAGGCGAGATACGTGCGCTTGGATCATAAGAACCCGCCCAAGGAAGAGTTGAAGGATAAGAAGTACTGTGCCTTCCATAATGTTTACAATCATGACACCAAAGATTGTGTCAAGCTCCGAGATCAGTTGCAGACATGGCTGAACTCTGGCGAACTAAAGCTGAAGACGCCGGGTAGTACAGCCTCGTTGGTGGATGTAGACCCTTTTCAGCCTTTAGTTGGCATGGTCGAGGTAAACTGGGCTGATCAGGCCGAAGATGAAGATCGACGCCGGGCACCTAAAAGGGCCGTGAAGAGGGTGATAATAATGCTCGCTGGCTGCATCGCCAATATACCTACAACGTCAACCTCGCTCACGAGGTTTTAGACGATCTCATCGACGACGAACTCGTCACGGTGGCCAGCTCCCTACCTTACATAGAATACAAGGAAAGGTGCGTACATTGCAAGTTCCACAACAGCTGGGGGAACATAACCCGCTAATGTCAACAACTTAGGGACCAGGTCCAAGATTGGCTCGACCTCGGGTACATTCGTTTTGAAAACAAGGGAGACATCGCTTGGCCTCGAGTCGGCCAGCGGAAAATAACATTGGATTTGTCACCAAACGCAGGTCTACGTGAACCTCCAGGCCGAAACCGTAAACGGCTGGCGAACAATTATACCGTTCTAACTAACCAAAAGGGGAACACAGACGACCCTGCTCGCCAGTTGGTCGCTAAACTCGAGCCCGATCTCCCTTCCCTCAAAGATAAGGGCAAAGCAATTATGAGGGATGATAAACCGTCCCCCACTGAGAACTACCAACCCATGAGTCCCAGGACCCGTGAGGAGTTGGAGCAGAGGATAGAACGCCTCGAGATGTTTGTCTATTCTCACTGGGTGGAAAAGGAACCATCATCTTCTGCCACAAGCGAGATGGATATGTCGGACGCTAGCAACGACCACCCAGGAAACACAGCTGCCAGTCCTCGTGGAGGTATCTTGACCGACCCCTATATTCCTCCAATGTCTAAGTCAGCAATTAAGGACGGGGTATGGTACACATAGCAAGGGGGCAAGGCAGTTACCATTAGTAAGTCCAAAAAGCGAAAGCTCCAAAAGCAGTATGGTAGCATCATGCGGGCCTTAAGAGCTGTCGACGAGGGCGCTGTACGACCTTCACAACTCGCACAGACACCTGAGCGGATGTGGAGGGAGGCAAAGGGTTTGCGCGCATTCCTTCAAATGCCGCCTGTCACACCCCCAAGGATTTGCGAGCATTTCGTAGACGAGCCTGCACCCAAAGCAAACGTCTTCTGCCGACTCGCGGTTCCACCAAAGCAGGACCCATAACCCTCCAGGCGCAAGCCGTCACCCGAGCCTGAAAGGAGAAGGGATCCATAACCTTCCAGACGCAGGC
Above is a window of Fragaria vesca subsp. vesca linkage group LG7, FraVesHawaii_1.0, whole genome shotgun sequence DNA encoding:
- the LOC101300665 gene encoding uncharacterized protein LOC101300665, whose product is MEKEGNQDQTPSLLSNNLESPRSKPLIGSDRLKRDEWSEGAVSSLLEAYEAKWVLRNRAKLKGHDWEDVARHVSSRGGCSKSPKTQTQCKNKIESMKKRYRSESATADGSSWPLYPRLDLLLRGSGPPPPTAAAATVVAAVAPPAPPHQPPLVTHQSNHALMLLEPSVPVSPPTQPALPPPPPPHLGTAQNSFGSDGVDRDAKEEEAGMKLSDHASDKNPLEIDSSTPALYSDKEKLRSKRMKRKIEKKTRRRREELEIAESIRWLAEVVVRSEQSRMDTMREIERMRVEAEAKRGEMDLKRTEIIANTQLEIARIFAAGAGKGVDSSLRIGRS